A stretch of Anaeromyxobacter dehalogenans 2CP-1 DNA encodes these proteins:
- a CDS encoding helix-turn-helix domain-containing protein yields the protein MDLLTRFAGNVRRLRSKKNLSQKALADKVGISVSYVSMLERGQRSPPLETIEKMAKALGVPPAALLGGR from the coding sequence ATGGATCTCCTGACGCGCTTTGCCGGCAACGTGCGGCGCCTCCGCTCGAAGAAGAACCTTTCGCAGAAGGCGCTGGCCGACAAGGTCGGGATCTCCGTGTCGTACGTCTCGATGCTGGAGCGCGGGCAGCGCTCGCCGCCGCTCGAGACCATCGAGAAGATGGCGAAGGCCCTCGGCGTCCCGCCGGCCGCGCTGCTCGGCGGGCGCTAG
- a CDS encoding peroxiredoxin, with protein sequence MAKPIWKVEVGDEAPDFELMATGDTAGKGAARRKVKLSDYRGKKNVVLAFYPAAFTPVUTVQMPSYEEDLSEFERRNAQVLGISTDQVFTNEAWAKSMGGLSYPLLSDHWPHGHVSATYGVLRGDDGHPERAIFVIDRQGKVAYVDIHDIGEQPPTDKIMQALDKLK encoded by the coding sequence ATGGCGAAGCCGATCTGGAAGGTCGAGGTGGGCGACGAGGCGCCCGACTTCGAGCTGATGGCGACGGGCGACACGGCCGGCAAGGGCGCGGCTCGACGCAAGGTGAAGCTCTCCGACTATCGCGGCAAGAAGAACGTGGTGCTGGCGTTCTACCCGGCCGCGTTCACCCCCGTCTGAACGGTGCAGATGCCGTCGTACGAGGAGGATCTCTCCGAGTTCGAGCGGCGCAATGCCCAGGTCCTGGGCATCTCCACCGATCAGGTGTTCACCAACGAGGCGTGGGCGAAGTCGATGGGCGGCCTGTCGTACCCGCTGCTCTCCGACCACTGGCCGCACGGGCACGTGAGCGCGACCTACGGCGTGCTGCGCGGCGACGACGGCCACCCCGAGCGCGCCATCTTCGTGATCGACCGGCAGGGCAAGGTCGCCTACGTGGACATCCACGACATCGGCGAGCAGCCGCCCACCGACAAGATCATGCAGGCGCTCGACAAGCTGAAGTAG
- a CDS encoding selenoprotein B — protein MADDAVPKPLELSRYCVPFTPFAGKLEEASVCLVSTAAVRLAGDRPFDTGGDTTWRAIPGDAEAKDLRYDDTHYDHACVDADLNCVFPIDRVRELARDGRVGGLTARHFSLGYSQALRELRERTIPALVREIDRERPGAVLLTGGURLCHRTVVTVQRSIELVGIPTVVITVEPEETLQARPPRALCPRGFVAGHSLGRPADAALQTWILTDALGLLTAEPRPGQVIVRDYA, from the coding sequence ATGGCGGACGACGCCGTCCCGAAGCCGCTCGAGCTGTCCCGCTACTGCGTGCCGTTCACGCCGTTCGCCGGCAAGCTGGAGGAGGCCAGCGTCTGCCTCGTCTCCACCGCGGCGGTGCGGCTCGCCGGCGACCGTCCGTTCGACACCGGCGGCGACACCACCTGGCGGGCCATCCCAGGCGACGCGGAGGCGAAGGACCTCCGCTACGACGACACGCACTACGACCACGCCTGCGTGGACGCGGACCTGAACTGCGTGTTCCCGATCGACCGCGTCCGGGAGCTGGCGCGGGACGGGCGGGTGGGCGGGCTCACCGCCCGCCACTTCTCGCTCGGCTACAGCCAGGCGCTCCGCGAGCTGCGCGAGCGGACCATCCCGGCGCTGGTCCGCGAGATCGACCGCGAGCGGCCGGGCGCGGTGCTGCTCACCGGCGGCTGACGCCTGTGCCACCGCACGGTGGTCACCGTGCAGCGCAGCATCGAGCTGGTGGGCATCCCGACGGTGGTGATCACGGTCGAGCCGGAGGAGACGCTGCAGGCGAGGCCGCCGCGGGCGCTGTGCCCGCGCGGCTTCGTCGCCGGCCACTCGCTGGGCCGGCCCGCCGACGCCGCGCTCCAGACGTGGATCCTCACCGACGCGCTCGGCCTGCTCACCGCCGAGCCGCGCCCGGGCCAGGTGATCGTGCGCGACTACGCGTGA
- a CDS encoding DUF4388 domain-containing protein, with product MLQGDLATFPLPDLFQWLDQGRRAGVLEIDSGDGARFWLEVQDRRIRAAARPPGEHAGLGTLAGWHHAEPPEALWPEACADRIVDLFLAPPGGRFALVDGAAGFEDGVPLDLSVGQMTLEGLRRLDEWPDLDRRYPSESALLCADGAGAPRTPGQRALLEAARRRVSIAEARLGLHLSRPAALRRVEALRELGLAHVEGVAPHADPVSSLIDKAQLLVGERQFDEAAIVFRSLLAADPSDRRVRALLREAEREQVAALYEELSPVAVPVLLGGPASLDSPAGRRLGSIDREVASRVNGAWDVASVALSCPLREVETLKALRKLVRLGLVDLRDGAPAPVRSPRRVGTPGPA from the coding sequence GTGCTCCAGGGCGATCTCGCCACCTTCCCGCTTCCGGACCTCTTCCAGTGGCTCGATCAGGGCCGCCGCGCCGGCGTGCTCGAGATCGACTCCGGCGACGGCGCGCGCTTCTGGCTGGAGGTGCAGGATCGTCGCATCCGGGCGGCCGCCCGCCCGCCCGGCGAGCACGCGGGGCTCGGCACGCTCGCCGGCTGGCACCACGCCGAGCCGCCCGAGGCGCTCTGGCCGGAGGCGTGCGCCGACCGCATCGTCGACCTCTTCCTGGCGCCGCCCGGCGGCCGGTTCGCGCTGGTGGACGGCGCGGCCGGGTTCGAGGACGGCGTGCCGCTCGACCTCTCCGTCGGCCAGATGACGCTGGAGGGGCTGCGCCGGCTGGACGAGTGGCCCGACCTCGACCGCCGCTATCCGTCCGAGTCGGCGCTGCTGTGCGCCGACGGCGCCGGCGCGCCGCGCACTCCCGGGCAGCGCGCCCTGCTGGAGGCAGCCCGGCGCCGGGTGTCGATCGCCGAGGCGCGCCTCGGGCTCCACCTCTCGCGCCCCGCGGCGCTCCGGCGCGTCGAGGCGCTCCGCGAGCTCGGGCTGGCCCACGTGGAGGGCGTGGCCCCGCACGCCGACCCGGTCTCCTCGCTCATCGACAAGGCGCAGCTGCTCGTGGGCGAGCGGCAGTTCGACGAGGCCGCCATCGTGTTCAGGAGCCTGCTCGCCGCGGATCCGTCGGACCGCCGCGTGCGGGCGCTGCTGCGCGAGGCGGAGCGCGAGCAGGTGGCGGCGCTCTACGAGGAGCTGTCGCCGGTGGCGGTGCCGGTCCTGCTCGGCGGCCCCGCCTCGCTGGACTCGCCCGCGGGGCGGCGGCTCGGGAGCATCGACCGCGAGGTCGCGTCCCGGGTGAACGGCGCGTGGGACGTGGCGAGCGTCGCCCTGTCCTGCCCGCTGCGCGAGGTCGAGACCCTGAAGGCGCTGCGGAAGCTCGTCCGGCTGGGGCTGGTGGACCTGCGCGACGGGGCCCCGGCTCCCGTCCGCTCGCCGCGCCGTGTCGGCACCCCCGGTCCGGCGTAG
- the trhA gene encoding PAQR family membrane homeostasis protein TrhA translates to MEQVIDPTVRPGKPLLRGVSHEIAASISLAAWVAVALTAPPGRASVAAHVYGASLFTLFAVSALYHRPMWPPGPRLLMRRLDHSAIFLLIAGTYTPMCLLLGEKGTLVLALVWTGAVLGIFRAVLWPRAPRWLSAALYVLLGWLILPLLPAVARAAGTGGLVLLGLGGLVYSLGAVVYATKRPNPFPGVFGYHEVFHAMVVAAAALHFAVVLGALRRIG, encoded by the coding sequence ATGGAACAGGTGATCGACCCGACGGTGCGCCCCGGGAAGCCGCTGCTGCGTGGCGTCTCGCACGAGATCGCCGCCTCCATCTCGCTGGCCGCCTGGGTGGCGGTGGCGCTCACGGCCCCGCCGGGCCGGGCCAGCGTCGCCGCCCACGTCTACGGTGCCTCGCTCTTCACGCTGTTCGCGGTGAGCGCGCTCTACCACCGGCCCATGTGGCCGCCGGGGCCGCGGCTGCTGATGCGGCGCCTCGACCACTCCGCCATCTTCCTGCTCATCGCCGGCACCTACACGCCCATGTGCCTGCTGCTCGGCGAGAAGGGCACGCTGGTGCTGGCGCTGGTGTGGACCGGCGCGGTGCTCGGGATCTTCCGCGCGGTGCTCTGGCCGCGGGCGCCGCGGTGGCTCAGCGCGGCGCTGTACGTGCTGCTCGGCTGGCTCATCCTGCCGCTCCTGCCGGCGGTGGCCCGGGCCGCCGGCACCGGCGGGCTGGTGCTGCTCGGGCTCGGCGGCCTCGTGTACAGCCTCGGCGCGGTGGTCTACGCCACCAAGCGGCCCAACCCGTTCCCGGGCGTGTTCGGCTACCACGAGGTCTTCCACGCGATGGTGGTCGCGGCGGCCGCGCTGCACTTCGCGGTGGTGCTGGGCGCGCTCCGCCGGATCGGCTGA
- a CDS encoding GTP-binding protein, giving the protein MSTVNALAREISAKIVYYGPGLSGKTTSLQQIHASVRPESRGQLVSLSTEGDRTLFFDFLPLKSEQVRGLTLRLQLYTVPGQVFYDATRKLVLNGADGVVFVADSQASVLDSNLESFANLESNLAEMGIDLPAFPHVIQYNKRDLPGVLPVAELRRQLNLLGAPDFETVASRGEGLLAALKEITRRVVKDLDARHPHRAAPRQILSGGGSELASRISAAAEAPAPPAAPAGRPPAPRPDASAPEAYRDRGQLLGLSFARMFPGRGAALADVEHDLRERSYGPAARRAAEAIAELLAGLRVDEAAPAARATLLGLDGREFLRLGRIAAKPDAAVTEPEALFALHLLVAAMVKLERI; this is encoded by the coding sequence GTGTCCACCGTCAACGCGCTCGCGCGCGAGATCTCGGCCAAGATCGTCTATTACGGCCCCGGCCTGTCCGGGAAGACGACCAGCCTGCAGCAGATCCACGCGAGCGTGCGCCCGGAGAGCCGGGGCCAGCTCGTCAGCCTCTCCACCGAGGGTGACCGGACGCTGTTCTTCGACTTCCTGCCGCTCAAGTCCGAGCAGGTGCGCGGGCTCACGCTGCGCCTGCAGCTCTACACGGTGCCCGGCCAGGTCTTCTACGACGCCACCCGCAAGCTGGTGCTGAACGGCGCCGACGGCGTGGTGTTCGTGGCCGACTCGCAGGCGTCGGTGCTCGACTCGAACCTGGAGTCGTTCGCGAACCTCGAGTCGAACCTGGCGGAGATGGGGATCGACCTGCCCGCGTTCCCGCACGTCATCCAGTACAACAAGCGCGACCTGCCCGGCGTGCTGCCGGTGGCCGAGCTGCGCCGCCAGCTGAACCTGCTCGGCGCGCCGGACTTCGAGACGGTGGCGAGCCGCGGCGAGGGGCTGCTCGCGGCGCTGAAGGAGATCACGCGCCGGGTGGTGAAGGACCTCGACGCGCGCCACCCGCACCGCGCCGCCCCGCGCCAGATCCTGTCCGGCGGCGGCTCGGAGCTGGCCTCCCGGATCTCCGCCGCGGCCGAGGCGCCCGCCCCGCCCGCCGCGCCCGCCGGCCGCCCGCCCGCGCCCCGTCCCGACGCGTCCGCCCCCGAGGCGTACCGGGATCGCGGCCAGCTCCTGGGCCTGTCCTTCGCGCGGATGTTCCCGGGGCGCGGCGCCGCGCTCGCCGACGTGGAGCACGACCTCCGCGAGCGCTCCTACGGGCCGGCGGCGCGCCGCGCCGCGGAGGCGATCGCGGAGCTGCTCGCCGGGCTGCGGGTGGACGAGGCCGCGCCCGCGGCGCGCGCCACGCTGCTCGGGCTGGACGGGCGCGAGTTCCTGCGCCTGGGCCGGATCGCGGCGAAGCCGGACGCGGCCGTCACCGAGCCGGAGGCGCTGTTCGCGCTCCACCTGCTCGTCGCCGCGATGGTGAAGCTCGAGCGGATCTGA
- a CDS encoding POTRA domain-containing protein, with product MAAPPVLWFLLCAQLAAGGGPAVVREISVTGNRRTATAYVRQALEVDVGDRFDGDAAALEQRLLNLRLFKGVRVTPRPDGEGGVALEVDVQERWTLLPIPMFTSSGGETGGGLLLVESNLFGWGKQLMAGGTLSTRGAAGMAGYWDREVAGTRWTADAFAMRQDARRERTDGGGDVVYAYRDARTDLTAAIGRRLTERLAVSAGWFGVWSDASAEDGWAPPARVGPARGPVAAVAYDASDFHLFYERGVTARLRYRHADAALAGGRDLRQADARATWGGANRLGHAWSIAVAAQGVEGDAAVDALRLGGAPGARGFPTGGLWAERAGTAALEYAVPIWRPRWGVATGVALLDAGLVRWRSDTTRYVAPGVGLRVHVADVALPALGLDVAWSTTAPAPMASFVVGFRM from the coding sequence ATGGCCGCGCCCCCGGTGCTCTGGTTCCTGCTCTGCGCCCAGCTCGCCGCGGGCGGCGGGCCAGCGGTGGTGCGCGAGATCTCGGTCACCGGCAACCGGCGCACCGCCACCGCCTATGTCCGGCAGGCGCTCGAGGTGGACGTGGGCGACCGGTTCGACGGCGACGCCGCCGCGCTCGAGCAGCGCCTGCTCAACCTCCGGCTGTTCAAGGGCGTCCGGGTGACCCCGCGCCCCGACGGCGAGGGCGGCGTGGCGCTGGAGGTGGACGTCCAGGAGCGCTGGACCCTCCTGCCCATCCCCATGTTCACCTCCTCGGGCGGGGAGACCGGCGGCGGCCTGCTGCTGGTGGAGTCGAACCTGTTCGGATGGGGGAAGCAGCTCATGGCCGGCGGGACGCTCTCGACCCGCGGCGCGGCCGGGATGGCCGGCTACTGGGATCGGGAGGTGGCCGGCACCCGCTGGACCGCGGACGCGTTCGCGATGCGCCAGGACGCGCGGCGCGAGCGGACCGACGGCGGCGGCGACGTGGTCTACGCCTACCGCGACGCCCGCACCGACCTGACGGCCGCCATCGGCCGCCGGCTCACCGAGCGGTTGGCCGTGAGCGCCGGCTGGTTCGGCGTGTGGTCGGACGCGAGCGCCGAGGACGGCTGGGCGCCGCCCGCGCGCGTCGGGCCCGCCCGGGGCCCGGTCGCGGCGGTGGCGTACGACGCGAGCGACTTCCACCTCTTCTACGAGCGGGGCGTCACCGCGCGCCTGCGCTACCGGCACGCCGACGCGGCGCTCGCGGGCGGGCGCGACCTGCGCCAGGCCGACGCGCGCGCGACGTGGGGCGGCGCGAACCGGCTCGGCCACGCCTGGTCGATCGCGGTGGCGGCCCAGGGCGTCGAGGGCGACGCCGCGGTGGACGCGCTCCGCCTGGGCGGCGCGCCGGGCGCGCGCGGCTTCCCGACGGGCGGGCTGTGGGCGGAGCGCGCCGGCACCGCGGCCCTGGAGTACGCGGTGCCGATCTGGCGGCCGCGCTGGGGCGTCGCGACCGGCGTGGCGCTGCTCGACGCCGGCCTCGTCCGCTGGCGGAGCGACACGACGCGGTACGTCGCCCCGGGGGTGGGCCTGCGGGTGCACGTCGCCGACGTCGCGCTGCCCGCGCTCGGCCTGGACGTGGCGTGGTCCACCACCGCCCCGGCGCCGATGGCGAGCTTCGTGGTGGGCTTCCGCATGTGA
- a CDS encoding bifunctional ornithine acetyltransferase/N-acetylglutamate synthase — protein MASTSLTFATRAEHRAWLESRSALPEGFRIGTCAFEFVPVEVPKPGRMRLTLIALDRPTPAFAAKFTRNAFPGAPVLVGRRRLDGAALGAVVINNKVANVCAPDGVEAAERVCAEAARLLGLAPEEVLPSSTGVIGWRLPVDRMVEALPAAAAALQGGSALPAAEAIMTTDLYPKLRRADVGGGSIVGFAKGAGMVEPNLATMLVYLLTDLDVPRDALRAALDRAVEGSFNRISVDSDTSTSDTVVLLSSRRRPAPPAAEFAAALARVCGDLAEDVVRNGEGVHHVVRVAVRGAPSDAVAHRVGKAVVNSPLLKAAVNGNDPNVGRLLCAVGKVAGAAGIALDPARAVMRVGGEVVLEGGAMRLDPEKERRLVAHMKAAELYASAPPADGVLFRPPIDHPPHERRVEIEIDLGMGAGACDVLGGDLSHEYVTENADYRS, from the coding sequence ATGGCGTCCACCTCCCTCACGTTCGCGACCCGGGCCGAGCACCGGGCCTGGCTCGAGTCCCGGTCCGCGCTGCCGGAGGGCTTCCGCATCGGCACCTGCGCGTTCGAGTTCGTGCCGGTGGAGGTCCCGAAGCCCGGCCGCATGCGCCTCACGCTCATCGCGCTCGACCGGCCCACCCCGGCGTTCGCGGCGAAGTTCACGCGCAACGCGTTCCCGGGCGCGCCGGTGCTGGTGGGGCGCCGCCGGCTGGACGGCGCGGCGCTCGGCGCGGTGGTGATCAACAACAAGGTGGCGAACGTGTGCGCGCCGGACGGCGTCGAGGCCGCCGAGCGCGTCTGCGCCGAGGCGGCGCGGCTGCTCGGGCTCGCGCCGGAGGAGGTCCTGCCGTCCTCGACCGGCGTCATCGGATGGCGGCTGCCGGTGGACCGGATGGTGGAGGCGCTGCCCGCCGCGGCGGCGGCGCTGCAGGGCGGCTCGGCGCTGCCCGCCGCCGAGGCGATCATGACCACCGACCTGTACCCGAAGCTGCGCCGGGCCGACGTGGGCGGCGGGAGCATCGTGGGCTTCGCGAAGGGTGCCGGGATGGTCGAGCCGAACCTGGCCACCATGCTGGTCTACCTCCTCACCGATCTCGACGTGCCCCGCGACGCGCTCCGCGCCGCGCTCGACCGGGCGGTGGAGGGCAGCTTCAACCGCATCTCGGTGGACTCCGACACCAGCACGTCCGACACCGTGGTGCTGCTCTCCTCGCGCCGGCGCCCGGCGCCGCCGGCCGCCGAGTTCGCGGCGGCGCTCGCGCGCGTGTGCGGCGACCTCGCCGAGGACGTGGTCCGGAACGGCGAGGGCGTGCACCACGTGGTGCGGGTGGCGGTCCGCGGGGCGCCGTCGGACGCGGTGGCGCACCGGGTGGGCAAGGCGGTCGTGAACTCGCCGCTGCTCAAGGCCGCGGTGAACGGGAACGACCCGAACGTCGGCCGGCTGCTGTGCGCGGTGGGCAAGGTGGCCGGCGCGGCCGGCATCGCGCTCGACCCGGCGCGCGCGGTGATGCGGGTGGGCGGCGAGGTGGTGCTGGAGGGCGGCGCCATGCGGCTCGACCCGGAGAAGGAGCGGCGGCTGGTGGCGCACATGAAGGCGGCGGAGCTGTACGCGAGCGCGCCGCCCGCCGACGGCGTCTTGTTCCGGCCCCCGATCGACCACCCGCCGCACGAGCGGCGGGTGGAGATCGAGATCGACCTGGGCATGGGCGCCGGCGCCTGCGACGTGCTCGGCGGCGACCTCTCCCACGAGTACGTCACCGAGAACGCCGACTACCGGAGCTGA
- a CDS encoding tyrosine-type recombinase/integrase has translation MAWERWSGGRIWVSEKTGRRTFYGEVNGRMVSTHRENEQDALIALLRMNTGGGSGPQPPLNDIWVEEYLADCGRRGIDPQSINTKRRHLAEWNRRIGPQRITLPVLNKAVKRLGGARNKVATIKAYFTWLRQQGRVRRQDDPTLDLAKPSAPPCEWDRLVPIDHHRKVVAELEPRWGDLLVVLSGTGWHLSELLRFARSGSIDGNVLVCPRHKSGEPHRTMVSDAVLGAAQRSRERGGFSPSLLYRTVAATCDRLCIPRFGVGGYRHTVATNAVRSGASPEEVAHFLGHKGSYMVKAIYAKVAVPKKIPTLQ, from the coding sequence ATGGCTTGGGAGAGATGGAGCGGTGGCAGGATCTGGGTATCGGAGAAGACCGGCAGGCGGACCTTCTACGGGGAGGTCAACGGCCGGATGGTCTCCACCCACAGAGAGAACGAGCAGGATGCGCTGATCGCCCTGCTCAGGATGAACACGGGCGGCGGCTCCGGACCGCAGCCTCCCCTCAACGACATCTGGGTCGAGGAGTACCTCGCCGACTGCGGCCGGCGGGGCATCGACCCACAGTCGATCAACACGAAGCGCCGGCACCTCGCCGAGTGGAACCGGCGCATCGGCCCGCAGCGGATCACGCTCCCCGTCCTGAACAAGGCCGTGAAGAGGCTCGGCGGCGCCCGGAACAAGGTCGCCACGATCAAGGCATACTTCACCTGGCTCAGGCAGCAGGGGCGGGTGCGGCGGCAGGACGACCCGACGCTCGACCTGGCGAAACCCTCGGCCCCACCGTGCGAGTGGGACCGGCTCGTCCCCATCGACCACCACCGGAAGGTCGTGGCCGAGCTTGAGCCGCGCTGGGGGGACCTGCTCGTCGTGTTGTCGGGCACGGGCTGGCACCTGTCGGAGCTGCTCCGGTTCGCCCGGTCCGGATCGATCGACGGCAACGTGCTCGTCTGCCCACGGCACAAGAGCGGGGAGCCGCACCGCACGATGGTCTCGGACGCCGTTCTCGGCGCCGCCCAGCGGTCACGGGAGCGTGGGGGCTTCAGCCCGTCGCTGCTCTACCGGACCGTGGCCGCCACCTGCGACAGGCTGTGCATCCCGAGGTTCGGGGTCGGCGGATACCGGCACACCGTGGCCACGAACGCGGTCAGGAGCGGGGCATCGCCTGAGGAGGTGGCCCACTTCCTCGGCCACAAGGGCAGCTACATGGTGAAGGCGATCTACGCCAAGGTCGCCGTGCCGAAGAAGATCCCGACGCTCCAGTGA
- a CDS encoding DUF4041 domain-containing protein encodes MTAVREGVLMSVLDLFLVAALSLVSGLAVYALLRLREMRARYAPILDVDGEVERTKRELTRLAKDREAFEAAEAKRRTDLATQYAEAKALYDHLRSEVALLEENIEDMSFGLYRPHYSFTTSDQFKGKLNDVYDQKKGMIRAGTAARCPVEWTVNNSKREGARMTKQNIKVMLRAFNGEVDAAVAKVTWNNVTRMEERIKRAFEAINASGTSSQITISPEYRDLALAELRLTHELEVKLHDEKEEQRQIRERIREEERAQREFEKAKADAEAEEARYQKALEKARADVEKAKGAELDKVNAKVGELEARLAEAHAKLQKATSMAQLTKSGNVYVISNIGSFGSETMFKIGMTRRLDPMERIYELGDASVPFDFDVHAMIYSENAPGLENAFHREFAEKRVNLVNMRKEYFNVTLGEIEAFAKSQGVEVQFTKLAEAREYRETLAVRDAKKNGQAVTTAPAEGAPLPESLFTEVAERLG; translated from the coding sequence GTGACGGCCGTCCGGGAGGGAGTGCTCATGTCGGTGCTGGACCTGTTCCTCGTCGCCGCGCTTTCGCTCGTCTCGGGGCTCGCCGTGTACGCCCTCCTGAGGCTCAGGGAGATGCGGGCGAGGTACGCCCCCATCCTGGATGTCGACGGTGAGGTCGAGCGGACGAAGCGCGAGCTGACGAGGCTGGCCAAGGACAGGGAGGCATTCGAAGCCGCCGAGGCGAAGCGGCGGACGGACCTGGCCACCCAGTACGCCGAGGCGAAGGCGCTCTACGATCACCTCCGGTCCGAGGTGGCACTCCTCGAGGAGAACATCGAGGACATGTCGTTCGGCCTCTATCGGCCGCACTACTCCTTCACCACGTCGGACCAGTTCAAGGGGAAGTTGAACGACGTCTACGACCAGAAGAAGGGGATGATCCGCGCAGGGACCGCCGCGCGCTGTCCCGTGGAGTGGACGGTCAACAACAGCAAGCGCGAGGGCGCGCGCATGACCAAGCAGAACATCAAGGTCATGCTGCGGGCGTTCAACGGCGAGGTGGACGCCGCGGTCGCGAAGGTCACGTGGAACAACGTGACCCGCATGGAGGAACGGATCAAGCGGGCCTTCGAGGCCATCAACGCCTCGGGCACCTCTAGCCAGATCACCATCTCGCCCGAGTACCGGGACCTGGCGCTCGCGGAGCTGCGCCTCACCCACGAGCTCGAGGTCAAGCTGCACGACGAGAAGGAGGAGCAGCGCCAGATCCGCGAGAGGATCCGGGAGGAGGAGCGCGCACAGCGCGAGTTTGAGAAAGCCAAGGCAGATGCCGAGGCGGAGGAGGCCCGCTACCAGAAGGCCCTTGAGAAGGCACGGGCCGACGTGGAGAAGGCGAAGGGCGCCGAACTCGACAAGGTGAACGCGAAGGTCGGCGAACTGGAGGCGCGGCTGGCTGAGGCCCACGCGAAGCTGCAGAAGGCCACCTCGATGGCGCAGCTCACGAAGAGCGGGAACGTGTACGTCATCTCGAACATCGGGTCCTTCGGGTCGGAGACGATGTTCAAGATCGGCATGACCCGGCGGTTGGATCCGATGGAGCGGATCTACGAACTGGGCGACGCATCGGTGCCCTTCGACTTCGATGTCCACGCGATGATCTACTCGGAGAACGCGCCTGGGCTCGAGAACGCCTTCCACCGGGAGTTCGCCGAGAAGCGGGTGAACCTCGTCAACATGAGGAAGGAGTACTTCAACGTGACGCTGGGCGAGATCGAGGCCTTCGCGAAGTCGCAGGGCGTCGAGGTGCAGTTCACGAAGCTGGCCGAGGCGCGCGAGTACCGGGAGACGTTGGCCGTGCGCGATGCCAAGAAGAACGGTCAAGCGGTGACCACGGCGCCGGCGGAAGGCGCCCCGCTGCCCGAGTCCCTGTTCACCGAGGTGGCCGAGCGCCTCGGCTAG
- a CDS encoding DUF4177 domain-containing protein: MRKVFWDGAWHYMGADGTPGPRCEPPTEAERRETEKEEERRKYQAQADATGKEVWWRDERFVPAGGVVPEVKAAPRRGTHEYKVMTQRDRWFMGKFSPERLEEAVNFYAAEGWRVVGITSADVGTWFGSLGGGMRQEIIVFMERTIES, from the coding sequence ATGAGGAAGGTCTTCTGGGACGGGGCTTGGCACTACATGGGCGCCGACGGCACGCCGGGGCCGCGCTGCGAGCCGCCGACCGAGGCTGAGCGGCGCGAGACGGAGAAGGAGGAGGAGCGACGGAAGTATCAGGCCCAGGCCGACGCCACCGGCAAGGAGGTCTGGTGGAGGGACGAGAGGTTCGTCCCGGCCGGCGGGGTCGTCCCCGAGGTAAAGGCCGCCCCGAGGCGCGGGACCCACGAGTACAAGGTAATGACGCAGCGTGACCGGTGGTTCATGGGGAAGTTCAGCCCCGAGCGGCTGGAGGAGGCGGTGAACTTCTACGCTGCGGAGGGGTGGCGCGTCGTCGGGATCACGTCGGCCGACGTCGGGACGTGGTTCGGCTCGCTGGGCGGCGGCATGCGCCAGGAGATCATCGTCTTCATGGAGCGGACGATCGAGAGCTAG
- a CDS encoding HNH endonuclease produces MERTIVFDGDTIVVHIRNKHGNFTARLDRDAAERLPLDRLHITGNCLTTPYLGVKVGGRTVKVHGLLCEAQAGHDVDHINFDSLDNRRSNLRSLPSGINRGRRRNSRRAA; encoded by the coding sequence GTGGAGCGGACGATCGTGTTCGACGGTGACACGATCGTCGTCCACATCAGGAACAAGCACGGGAACTTCACCGCGAGGCTCGATCGCGACGCCGCCGAGAGACTGCCGCTCGACCGGCTGCACATCACCGGGAACTGCCTCACCACGCCATACCTCGGTGTGAAGGTCGGCGGGCGGACGGTGAAGGTGCACGGCCTCCTCTGTGAGGCGCAGGCGGGCCACGACGTTGACCACATCAACTTCGACAGCCTCGACAACCGGCGGTCCAACCTGCGGTCGCTGCCCAGCGGGATCAACCGCGGGCGCCGGCGGAACAGCAGGAGGGCGGCGTGA